The following are from one region of the Nostoc cf. commune SO-36 genome:
- the miaE gene encoding tRNA-(ms[2]io[6]A)-hydroxylase, translated as MLTQLPTINALKQPTSSAWVEQAIANLDIILLDHSHCERKAAGVALNMMFRYPSNTKMVRELTAIAREELEHFELVNQWLERRNIPLAPLPPPPYGAGLKAQVRPKEPERFLDSLLVTGLIEARSHERLGLLAAHCPEPELAKFYRGLMASEARHYGIYWVLAATYFDKEIVMQRLDELAIVESELLANLHPEPRIHS; from the coding sequence GTGCTTACTCAGTTACCGACTATCAACGCCCTGAAACAACCCACTAGCTCTGCTTGGGTTGAACAAGCGATCGCTAACTTAGACATCATCTTACTCGACCACTCCCACTGTGAACGCAAAGCAGCAGGCGTGGCCTTGAACATGATGTTTCGCTACCCTTCCAATACTAAAATGGTTCGGGAGCTAACTGCGATCGCCCGCGAAGAACTAGAACACTTTGAGCTAGTTAACCAATGGTTAGAACGCCGGAATATTCCCCTGGCTCCCTTACCACCGCCTCCTTATGGCGCGGGTTTAAAAGCTCAAGTCCGCCCCAAAGAACCTGAGCGATTTTTGGATTCCTTGCTAGTCACTGGTTTAATCGAAGCTCGCTCTCACGAACGCCTGGGATTATTAGCTGCTCACTGTCCAGAGCCAGAGTTAGCAAAATTTTATCGTGGGCTAATGGCATCCGAAGCGCGTCACTACGGTATATATTGGGTTTTAGCTGCTACTTATTTCGACAAAGAAATTGTCATGCAACGGCTTGATGAATTGGCAATTGTCGAAAGTGAGTTGTTGGCGAATTTGCACCCAGAACCTAGAATTCACAGTTAG
- a CDS encoding VOC family protein: protein MKLQLTHLRLLVSNYKDSFLFYRDLLKFDVDWGDEDSGYAELNTGYLKLGLFRKELMAEVVPRIEQPSYVVNRDKIALIFAVDNVDEVYEQVKNHNAIIVTEPQDRPDWGIRTAHFRDPDGNLIEIYNNLGIVS, encoded by the coding sequence ATGAAGCTTCAGCTAACACACCTGAGACTGCTTGTCTCCAACTACAAAGATTCTTTTCTGTTCTACCGGGATCTGCTGAAATTTGATGTCGATTGGGGCGATGAAGATAGCGGATATGCTGAGTTAAATACCGGATATCTCAAGCTCGGTTTGTTCCGAAAAGAATTAATGGCTGAAGTAGTCCCCAGAATCGAACAGCCTTCTTATGTTGTCAATCGAGATAAAATTGCCTTGATTTTCGCAGTCGATAACGTGGATGAAGTCTATGAGCAAGTAAAAAATCATAATGCGATCATTGTGACTGAACCACAAGATCGCCCCGATTGGGGAATTCGCACAGCTCATTTCCGCGATCCTGATGGCAATCTCATCGAAATCTACAATAATCTCGGAATTGTCAGTTAA
- a CDS encoding PEP-CTERM sorting domain-containing protein, whose protein sequence is MKSIRNQIKATLAVAAFSSIATLINVSSADAASYNLDWLGDKGYSAKGQFSYDDSFLGNLVTQDQLTDFAISFFNPQGSLLQNFNYDFPQSDSSFNFNFDTITKTVLQTGNFDTSNGFDLGIDFAKDVTGLAFYTYLNPEQGLPTAKIFLKDDLSPEVCATYPNCRLDLGGNLTATAIPEPGAILGLVVVGLMNRVLKKKPAST, encoded by the coding sequence ATGAAAAGCATTCGTAACCAAATCAAAGCTACTCTAGCCGTTGCCGCTTTCAGTTCTATAGCTACTTTAATTAATGTTTCCAGTGCTGATGCTGCTTCTTATAATCTTGATTGGCTAGGAGATAAAGGTTATTCAGCTAAGGGTCAGTTCAGCTATGATGATAGTTTTCTGGGAAACCTCGTCACACAGGATCAACTGACAGATTTTGCCATTTCTTTCTTCAACCCCCAGGGAAGTTTGTTGCAAAATTTTAACTACGATTTTCCTCAATCGGACAGTAGTTTCAATTTCAACTTTGATACAATCACGAAGACTGTTTTACAAACTGGCAATTTTGACACATCTAATGGTTTTGATTTGGGAATTGACTTTGCAAAAGATGTGACGGGGTTAGCTTTTTATACTTACCTAAATCCTGAACAAGGATTGCCAACAGCTAAGATATTCTTGAAAGATGACCTTTCACCAGAAGTATGCGCCACATACCCAAACTGTAGGTTGGATCTTGGTGGTAATTTGACAGCAACTGCTATTCCTGAACCTGGCGCAATTCTTGGTCTGGTGGTAGTTGGTTTAATGAATAGAGTTCTCAAGAAAAAGCCAGCATCTACATAG
- a CDS encoding alkaline phosphatase PhoX, producing MTFSRRKFFAVAGTTAVGTLMVSPLEGLLARQTFGRKFGKGYGPLVPDPNGLLDLPAGFQYRTFSLTGELMNDGTLVPGNLDGMAAFPGPKNTVILVRNHELSPGSTTQVIGPRPYDPLCKGGTTNLVIGPNRQLIKHFTSLSGTYRNCAGGPTPWGSWITCEENTSTVATNNPANPTNNVSTSHGYNFEVPASATSPVNPEPLIAMGRFNHEAVAIDPKTGIVYETEDRGDSLFYRFIPKERGNLKAGGTLQALKIKDIYQAKTFTGFPKQKPMKVEWVTITDPNPPEDTIRVEGFAKGAAQFARGEGIWYGKGEFYFCCTNGGSTNSSGNPNGFGQVWRYIPGKETIELFVESTSRDELDAPDNIVVTPYGDLILCEDGGGEQYLRGVTPDGELYNFARNAFNTSELAGACFSPDGKTLFVNIFSGITFAIWGPWTSHRD from the coding sequence ATGACATTCTCAAGACGTAAATTCTTTGCAGTAGCAGGTACAACTGCTGTCGGCACTTTGATGGTGTCTCCTTTGGAAGGTCTTCTAGCCAGACAAACCTTTGGTCGAAAATTTGGTAAAGGATATGGGCCACTTGTACCAGATCCCAATGGTTTGTTAGATTTACCAGCCGGATTTCAGTATCGAACTTTCTCTCTAACAGGCGAACTCATGAACGATGGCACTTTAGTGCCAGGTAATCTTGATGGGATGGCGGCTTTCCCAGGCCCCAAAAACACAGTAATTTTAGTTCGCAACCACGAACTTAGCCCTGGTTCAACTACACAAGTCATCGGGCCAAGACCCTATGATCCACTTTGTAAAGGTGGTACAACAAACTTAGTTATTGGGCCTAATCGTCAGTTAATCAAACACTTTACTTCCCTAAGTGGAACCTATCGTAACTGTGCAGGTGGGCCAACTCCTTGGGGTTCATGGATTACCTGTGAAGAAAACACCTCCACTGTGGCTACAAATAACCCAGCAAATCCCACCAATAATGTCTCAACTTCCCACGGTTATAACTTTGAGGTTCCAGCTAGCGCCACTTCTCCTGTAAACCCTGAGCCTCTAATAGCTATGGGACGCTTTAACCATGAAGCTGTTGCTATAGACCCCAAAACTGGAATTGTCTATGAGACAGAAGACCGGGGAGATAGCCTCTTTTACCGTTTTATCCCAAAAGAACGTGGCAATTTAAAAGCAGGAGGAACCCTTCAAGCCTTAAAAATAAAAGATATCTATCAAGCAAAAACCTTTACTGGTTTTCCCAAGCAAAAGCCGATGAAAGTAGAGTGGGTGACGATTACTGATCCCAATCCGCCTGAAGATACTATACGAGTAGAAGGTTTTGCAAAAGGAGCAGCCCAGTTTGCTCGTGGGGAAGGTATCTGGTATGGCAAAGGTGAGTTTTATTTTTGCTGTACGAATGGTGGTTCTACTAACTCAAGTGGTAATCCGAATGGGTTTGGTCAGGTTTGGCGCTACATTCCAGGGAAAGAGACAATTGAATTATTTGTAGAGTCTACATCTAGAGATGAACTCGATGCTCCCGACAACATAGTTGTGACACCGTATGGTGATCTCATCCTCTGCGAAGATGGAGGTGGTGAACAATACTTAAGAGGTGTGACCCCTGACGGCGAACTTTATAATTTTGCACGTAACGCTTTCAATACCAGTGAACTGGCTGGGGCATGTTTTTCGCCAGATGGTAAGACTTTGTTTGTCAATATCTTTTCTGGTATTACTTTCGCAATTTGGGGCCCTTGGACAAGTCATAGAGACTGA